The Pseudomonas sp. SCA2728.1_7 DNA segment TGCTGCGCGGCTTCCATGATCGGCGCAAAGCGCGCCAGACTTTCGCTGATCGAGCAGTTGATGTTGCGCTGTGAGAACGCCTCAGACGCGGCGGCGAACACCGCGACTTCCTTGACCCCGGCGGCTATGGCGTCCTCGAAGCCGCGCAGGTTTGGCGCCAATGCACCGTAGGTCACGCCGGGTTTGCGCTGGATTTGTGCGAACACCTCGGCGGAACCGGCCATTTGCGGTACCCATTTCGGCGAAACGAAACTGCCGACTTCTATATAGCCGAGACCGGCGGCGCTGAGGGCGTCGACCAGTTGCACCTTGTCGGCGACGCTGATCGGTTGGGCTTCGTTCTGCAGGCCATCGCGCGGGCCGACTTCGATCAGGCGTACTTGGGAGGGGAGGGACATGGCGGTTGACCTGCTCTTTTGAATTCGTGGAGAACCCTTGTAGGAGTGAGCCTGCTCGCGATAGCGGTGTGTCAGATAATATTTGTTCGACTGACACACCGCTATCGCGAGCAGGCTCACTCCTACAGGGGATTTGTGGTGTTTGTCAGATCGCTTGCTGGTTCTTGAGGGTTTGCTCCAGCGCCTGCACGCAGCGCTCTTCAGCGGTATCGAGTTCCAGCTTCATCTGTTCGATATCCAGCAACTGCTGCTCCAGCTGCTCGCGGCGCTCGCTGATTTTCGCCAGCATGCTGTTGAGCTGCTTGGTGTTACCGCTGGACGGGTCGTAAAGCTCGATCAGTTCGCGGCATTCGGCCAGCGAGAAACCGATGCGTTTGCCGCGCAGGATCAGCTTCAGGCTGACCTTGTCGCGTGGCGAATAGATACGTTCCTGGCCACGGCGCTCAGGGCTGAGCAGGCCTTGCTCTTCATAAAAGCGGATCGCCCGGGTGGTGATGTCCAGCTCGCGGGCGAGGTCGGAGATGCTGTAAGTCTGGCTGCTCATGGAAGCGCTCGGAAAAAGGTCTTGGCGCTAAGCTAATGGCAGGTTGACGTTTACGTCAAGCAGGATGATCTGTGGTGTTCATGCTGGCCTCATCGCGAGCAGGCTCACTCCTACAGGGAACGCATTCCACATGTAGGAGTGAGCCTGCTCGCGATGGTAGCGCCGCGGTAAAAAGCCCTACACCTTATCGAGCTTCTTCTCCTGCGCCGTCACCTGTTGGCACAACTCGATCATCTGCTCGCGCATCCAGCGATTCGCCGGGTCCTGGTCAGTACTTTCATGCCAATACAGGTGCGTCTCCACGGGCGGAACATCATTCACCGGCAAATTAAACGCTTGCAGCTCATGCCGACGGGCGAAGCGCTCCGGCACGGTCATGACCATGTCGGTCTGCTGCATCACCTGCGACGCCATCAGATAGTGCTGCGAGCGCAGGGCAATCTTGCGCTGAATGCCCATTTTGCCCAGCGCCAGATCGACATAACCCAAACCACTGCGGCGGCTGGAAATGTGGATATGCGTCAGCGACAGGTAATCATCCAGCGATAGCTTTTCTTTGCCCGCCATCGGATGACCCTTGCGCATCGCGCAGACGTAACGGTCTTCCATCAGCTTGACGTGGCGCACCTGCGGGTCGGTGTTGAGCGGTGCATCCACGGCAAAATCCAGGCGTCCGGCGGCGAGTTCCTTGGTGGTCTCCCGACGTTTTGACAGAAAACTTTCGATAATCACGGTCGGCGCTAGACGGCGCAGGCGCTGGAACAGCGGCGGCAAAATCACCGCTTCGGTGAGGTCGGTCATGCTGATGCGGTAGGTCTTGACCGCTTGCGCCGGGTTGAAGATGCGGCTTTCCTGCACCGACACGCGCAGCAACGACAACGCGTTGCGCACCGGGCCGATGATGTTTTGCGCCATCGGTGTCGGCACCATGCCCTGTGCGGTGCGCACGAACAGCGGATCGTTGAAGGTCTCGCGCAACCGCGCCAAGGCGTTGGACACCGCCGGCTGGGTGATGCCGACAATCTGCCCGGCGCGGGTCAGGTTGGCTTCGGTGTAGATCGCGTCGAAGACGATGAAAAGGTTGAGGTCGACCTTACTCAGATTCATAACGCGGCTTCTCTTGTTATTTAGGGCGGTGTTTTGGGGGCTGGCAATCAGCCGATCATATATCGGTGATGAATGTTTATACACGCCGAGAATAGGCTAGGTAAATTATCAGCGCTGTTCTAGCATCGATTGCATGGCTTAAACAACCTCTGCTCAAGAACTGCCTTAACCATCGGGAGCTGCTCATGGATTTCGCTTATTCGCCCAAGGTGCAAGAACTGCGTGAGCGCGTGACCGCGTTCATGGACACTTACGTTTACCCGGCCGAAGCCGTGTTCGAGCGCCAGGTTGCCGAAGGCGATCGCTGGCAGCCGACGGCGATCATGGAAGAGCTCAAAGCCAAGGCCAAAGCCGAAGGTTTGTGGAATCTGTTCCTGCCGGAATCGGAGCTCGGTGCCGGTCTGACCAACCTTGAATACGCGCCGCTCGCGGAAATCATGGGCCGCTCGCTGCTCGGCCCCGAGCCGTTCAACTGCTCGGCGCCAGACACCGGCAACATGGAAGTACTGGTGCGCTACGCCAACGAAGAACAGAAACAACGCTGGCTCGAACCACTGCTGCGCGGCGAGATCCGCTCGGCATTCGCCATGACCGAACCGGATGTGGCTTCCTCCGACGCTACCAACATGGCCGCCCGCGCCGTGCGTGATGGCGACGAGTGGGTGATCAACGGCAAAAAATGGTGGACCTCCGGCGCCTGCGATCCGCGTTGCAAGATCCTGATCTTCATGGGCCTGAGCAACCCCGATGCGCCACGCCACGCCCAGCACTCGATGATCCTCGTGCCGGTTGACACGCCCGGCGTGAAGATCGTCCGTCCGTTGCCGGTATTCGGTTACGACGACGCACCACACGGCCACGCTGAAGTGCTGTTCGACAATGTGCGCGTACCGTATGAAAACGTCTTGCTGGGTGAGGGCCGTGGCTTCGAGATTGCTCAAGGTCGCCTTGGCCCAGGCCGCATTCACCACTGCATGCGCTCGATTGGCATGGCTGAACGGGCACTGGAATTAATGTGCAAACGCGCGGTGAGCCGCACTGCCTTCGGTAAACCGCTGGCGCGTTTGGGCGGTAACGTCGACAAGATCGCCGACTCGCGAATGGAGATCGACATGGCGCGCCTGCTGACGTTGAAAGCGGCGTACATGATGGACACCGCGGGTAACAAAGTGGCGAAAAGCGAAATCGCGCAGATCAAAGTGGTTGCGCCGAACGTCGCGCTGCGGGTGATCGATCGGGCCATCCAGATGCATGGCGGGGCAGGGGTGTCGAACGACTTCCCGCTGGCCTACATGTACGCGATGCAACGTACTTTGCGCCTGGCCGATGGCCCGGACGAAGTTCACCGTGCGGCGATCGGCAAGTTCGAGATCGGCAAATATGTGCCGAAGGAAATGCTGCGAAGCGAGCGCTGATCCAGCACCGCGTTATCGTTCTTCGCGAGCAGGCTCGCTCCCACATGGGATCGCATTCTTCCAATTGGAATGCGGTTAAATGTGGGAGCGAGCCTGCTCGCGAAGGGGCCTGAACATTCAGTACATAACCATCAGGCTCAATACACCCAAACCTCAACCCGCCGATTCTTGATCCGCCCCTCATCCACATTGTTCGCCGCCACCGGCATCAACGCGCCAAAGCCGCGAACCTCACGCAGCACCACGCCGTTTTTCACCAATTCCCGCCGCACCGCCATCGCACGCAGCTTCGACAGCAGGTCCGCCCGTGCCGGGTCATCCTTGGCATCACCAAACCCAACCAATGTCACCGCGCGCTCGGTCTTGTCATGGCGCTTTATATAGTCGAACACCCGCGCCAGATCCTGACGCGCCTTGTTATCGAGATTCGCGCTGCCTTCCTCGAAACGGAAATTCACCGTCAGACGCTGGGCGTGACGGCTGAGGGATTGATAACCCTCGGGCATCAGCGCATTCGGCGCGACGCTCATCGCATGCACGGTCTGACTGATAAATCCGCTGGCCGCCACGATTGCCTGGCCTTGGCGACTTTGCGCAAACTTCACCAAGGCTTTCGCCCACGGATTGTTGCTGTCGGGTGGCAGATAAAGAAACAGCCGTCGTGACAGTGGGTAGTCTTCGGTCGCGATCAAGCTGTTGAGCGGCAGCATCGATTGCGACGCACCGTCGGCAATCGCCACGGCTTTGGCCTGACGCACGTAGGGCAAACCGATAAAACCGATGCCCTGCGGATCTGCGCTGACGGCGTCGGACAATTGCTCGCTGGATTCAAACCGTTTCGCCGCGTTGCTCAGACTTTTCCCACGACGACTGAGGACTAACTCCTTAAACGTGTCATAGGTGCCGGACTGATCATCGCGCGCATATAAATGAATCGCACCGCCACGCCCGCCGAGGTCTTCCCAGGTTTTCACCTCGCCGGCGAAGATCCGCGCCAGTTGCTCAGTGTCCAGTTGTTGGAGGGGATTGTCGGGATGAAGGATGATCGCCAGGCCGTCGATGGCGATGACTTGTTCAGCGGCGGGGCTTTTCAGATCGCCCAGTGATTGCAAGGTCTGCAATTCGCTGTCCTTGATCTCGCGGGAGGAGGCGGCAAGGTCGGCGCTGGCATTTTTCAACGCGGTGAAACCGGTGCTGGAACCGTGGGCGGCGACTTCGACGACCACGCGTTTGCCTTCGTTGGTCTGGCCGACAATACGTAGCTCGTTGGCGGTGTCCGGGGTTTCGCGGTGGATTTTCAGCAGGCCTTGCTCTTGCAGCAGGCCTTCGACCAGCGCCGGGCCGAGTTCGGCGCCGATGGTGTTGGAGCCTTGAATGCGCAGCGCGGGGCCGTTTTCAGGGAGGGGCAGGGCAGCGGCAGAAACCGTCAGCCACGCACTCAAGAGAAAAACGCACAGAACACGCAGGGTCATGCCGGCACCGAATCAAGCCAAGGGGATTGCCGGGGAGATTAAGTCAGGCGCATGACCGAAAGATGACAGCGATCCCCTGTAGGAGTGAGCCTGCTCGCGATAGCGGTGTACCGGTCAACATTTATGTCGACTGATTCACCGCTATCGCGAGCAGGCTCACTCCTACAGGGATTGCGTAAGGCTTGGGATCAGCTGAGTTCAAGCCAGATCGGCGCATGATCGGAAGGTTTTTCCATCCCGCGCAATTCATAGTCGACACCCGCTGCCTTCACCCGCGGCAACAAACCATGCGACGCCAGAATCACGTCAATGCGCAGGCCACGCTTCGGCTCATCTTCAAAGCCACGGCTGCGGTAATCGAACCAGCTGAACATGTCGGTCACGTCCGGGTTCAAGTGGCGATAGCTGTCAGTCAAACCCCAATTTTTCAGGCGTGCCATCCACTCGCGCTCTTCCGGCAGGAAGCTGCATTTGCCGGTTTTCAGCCAACGCTTCATGTTGTCCGGGCCGATGCCGATGTCGCAGTCTTCCGGGGAAATGTTCACATCGCCCATCACCACAACCGGTTGTTCATTGTGGAACTGGCTTTCCAGCAGCGCTTGCAGATCGCTGTAAAAGCGCTGCTTGGCCGGGAATTTGGTTGGATGGTCGCGGCTTTCGCCCTGTGGGAAATAGCCGTTCATGATCGTCACCGGCACGCCATTGGCATCGGCGAAGGTGCCCCAGATAAAGCGGCGCTGAGCGTCTTCTTCGTCAGTGGCGAAACCTTTGTGGATCGCAATCGGTTCCTGACGCGAGAGCATCGCCACGCCGTAGTGACCTTTCTGGCCGTGGAAATACACGTGGTAGCCGAGGGCGCGGACTTCTTCGAGCGGGAACTGGTCGTCGTGGACCTTGGTTTCCTGCAGGCCGATCACGTCCGGCTGGTGTTTTTCGATCAGCGCTGCCAGCTGATGCGGACGGGCACGCAGTCCGTTGATGTTGAAGGAAACGATCTTCATGGTCGGCAGTCCTGGCAAAAGGGCGATGCTAGCTGACATGGGGGAGATGGGCCAGTGTGGGGTGGGAGAAATCACTTTTGTCTGTGGGATTTGTGTTGTCAGCAATGGCGCCATCGCGAGCAGGCGAAGGCCTACAGGGGGAACGCATTCCAAATGTAGGCCTTCGCCTGCTCGCGATAGCGGTCGCCCAGTCGATGAAGATCCCGACTTGGTCTATACCTGTGGGGAACCACGCCACCCGCAAAAGGTTCGTACCAACAAGAGCGCCGCCATTTGCACGCGCCCCGGGGAGAATCAACGTCATGCCTGAAACCCAGACCGCCATCGCCGACATACATATGCTCGACCGCGGCTACTCGCGCGAAGCCCGATCGCTGCTCTATCAGGCCTATCGCCACGAGCCGACCTTCGGCTACCTGTTCGAAGCCGAACGCCCCGGTTACGAACAGCGCGTGCGGGCGACGGTGCGTGAACTGGTCAAGCAACACTTTCTGCAGGATCTGCCGGCCATCGGCCTGCTGGTCAACGACCGCCTGATCGGCATCGCCCTGATCGCGCCACCGCAACGGCGCCTGGGCATCACCGAAAGTTGGGCGTGGCGCCTGCGCATGGTGCTCAGCACCGGTTTCCGCTGCACCCGCCGCTATCTCGAATATCACGATGCGGTCGCCGCGTGCGTGCCCAGCGATTCCGTGCACATGCTTCCCTTGTTGGGCATTCACCCGCAATTCCAGGGCAAACACTTTGGCGAACAACTGCTGACGGCCGTACACAACTGGTGCGCCGTCGACGAAACCTCCCAAGGCGTGGTGCTCGACACCGGCAACCCGCGTTACCTGGAATTTTATAAAAGGCAGGGTTACGAAGAGATCGGCGAAGTTGCCGTCGGCCCGGTGCGCGAACACGTGTTTTTCCACGCCAATCCGCAGGTGTTACAAACTGCAACAGCATAACAATCGAACTTCTTGGGAAATTTCCTGTTCTATCACGCTCCCAAGCCCGTGATAGCATCCGCGCCTATGAAGTTTCCAGGAAGATTTACCAGTGGCGTGCTCATGCTGTTAACCAGCTGTGCGGCGCTGGCGCAAAGTGAATTGGACGTGCGGATCAAACCGTCCAACGACGAACTTAAAGCCAATATAGAAGGCTATATCGGCAGCCTCGGCGACCGTGACGAAGAAGCCCTGCAACGCTTCAGTCGCGGTGCCGAAGAGCAGGCGCGCAAAGCGGCTCAGGCGTTGGGCTACTACCAGCCGCAGATCGAAAGTGACGTTAAGGGCGGCGACAAGCCGCGCCTGGTGTTGAAGATCGATCCTGGCGAGCCGATTCACCTGCGCAACGTCACCCTCCGTGTCGACGGCCCGGCGGCCTCCCTCAAATCCTTTCGAGTCCCGAAAAGCGACGCGCTCAAATCCGGCGCGGTGCTCAACCATGGCCGTTACGAAGACGCCAAAAGACTTATTCAGAATCAGGCCTCGCGCTTCGGTTTTTTCAGTGGCCACTTTACTAGCCAAAAACTCATGGTCGACCCGCGCGCCGGTGTCGCCGACATCGAACTGATCTACGAAAGCGGCCCGCGTTATGCGCTGGGCAAAGTCAAATTCGAAGGCGACACACCGTTCGACGAAGACCTGCTGCAACGCATGGTGCCGTTCAAGGAAGGCGAGCCGTACGACTCCGAGCTGATCGCCGAACTCAACCGCGATCTGCAATCGAGCGGCTATTTCGAAGGCGTGCGTGTCGATGCCGCACCGACCACCGCGAAGAACGACGTGATCCCGGTCGACGTCAAACTCGACACGCGCAAGCCGCGCACCATGGGCCTGGGTCTCGGTTATTCGACCGACGTCGGCCCGCGCATCAAAGCCAACTGGACCCGCCATTGGGTCAACCCGCAGGGCGACAGTTATGGCTGG contains these protein-coding regions:
- the xthA gene encoding exodeoxyribonuclease III, whose protein sequence is MKIVSFNINGLRARPHQLAALIEKHQPDVIGLQETKVHDDQFPLEEVRALGYHVYFHGQKGHYGVAMLSRQEPIAIHKGFATDEEDAQRRFIWGTFADANGVPVTIMNGYFPQGESRDHPTKFPAKQRFYSDLQALLESQFHNEQPVVVMGDVNISPEDCDIGIGPDNMKRWLKTGKCSFLPEEREWMARLKNWGLTDSYRHLNPDVTDMFSWFDYRSRGFEDEPKRGLRIDVILASHGLLPRVKAAGVDYELRGMEKPSDHAPIWLELS
- a CDS encoding autotransporter assembly complex family protein; protein product: MKFPGRFTSGVLMLLTSCAALAQSELDVRIKPSNDELKANIEGYIGSLGDRDEEALQRFSRGAEEQARKAAQALGYYQPQIESDVKGGDKPRLVLKIDPGEPIHLRNVTLRVDGPAASLKSFRVPKSDALKSGAVLNHGRYEDAKRLIQNQASRFGFFSGHFTSQKLMVDPRAGVADIELIYESGPRYALGKVKFEGDTPFDEDLLQRMVPFKEGEPYDSELIAELNRDLQSSGYFEGVRVDAAPTTAKNDVIPVDVKLDTRKPRTMGLGLGYSTDVGPRIKANWTRHWVNPQGDSYGWEAELSAPRQNVGLFYDIPLDPPLTDKLRWAGGYQFEDIDGSDTLSKLLTFGPEWHSKLPSGWQRVISLKWQREEYELGDDSGLSTLLMPGISYSYLKSDNRIDPHNGYRLSFESKVAKEGLGSDNNLLYGTALVKGLTTVFDKHRFLGRVQVGGSATNGYNSVPPSLRFFAGGDQSVRGYDYQSLSPKNSDGDRIGGRYMVAGSVEYQYSIAEKWRVATFVDQGNSFNKLELPNLKTGVGIGVRWVSPVGPIRLDLAHALDDDGGIRLHFSMGPEL
- a CDS encoding GNAT family N-acetyltransferase, whose protein sequence is MPETQTAIADIHMLDRGYSREARSLLYQAYRHEPTFGYLFEAERPGYEQRVRATVRELVKQHFLQDLPAIGLLVNDRLIGIALIAPPQRRLGITESWAWRLRMVLSTGFRCTRRYLEYHDAVAACVPSDSVHMLPLLGIHPQFQGKHFGEQLLTAVHNWCAVDETSQGVVLDTGNPRYLEFYKRQGYEEIGEVAVGPVREHVFFHANPQVLQTATA
- a CDS encoding phosphate ABC transporter substrate-binding/OmpA family protein, which codes for MTLRVLCVFLLSAWLTVSAAALPLPENGPALRIQGSNTIGAELGPALVEGLLQEQGLLKIHRETPDTANELRIVGQTNEGKRVVVEVAAHGSSTGFTALKNASADLAASSREIKDSELQTLQSLGDLKSPAAEQVIAIDGLAIILHPDNPLQQLDTEQLARIFAGEVKTWEDLGGRGGAIHLYARDDQSGTYDTFKELVLSRRGKSLSNAAKRFESSEQLSDAVSADPQGIGFIGLPYVRQAKAVAIADGASQSMLPLNSLIATEDYPLSRRLFLYLPPDSNNPWAKALVKFAQSRQGQAIVAASGFISQTVHAMSVAPNALMPEGYQSLSRHAQRLTVNFRFEEGSANLDNKARQDLARVFDYIKRHDKTERAVTLVGFGDAKDDPARADLLSKLRAMAVRRELVKNGVVLREVRGFGALMPVAANNVDEGRIKNRRVEVWVY
- a CDS encoding LysR family transcriptional regulator, encoding MNLSKVDLNLFIVFDAIYTEANLTRAGQIVGITQPAVSNALARLRETFNDPLFVRTAQGMVPTPMAQNIIGPVRNALSLLRVSVQESRIFNPAQAVKTYRISMTDLTEAVILPPLFQRLRRLAPTVIIESFLSKRRETTKELAAGRLDFAVDAPLNTDPQVRHVKLMEDRYVCAMRKGHPMAGKEKLSLDDYLSLTHIHISSRRSGLGYVDLALGKMGIQRKIALRSQHYLMASQVMQQTDMVMTVPERFARRHELQAFNLPVNDVPPVETHLYWHESTDQDPANRWMREQMIELCQQVTAQEKKLDKV
- a CDS encoding MerR family DNA-binding transcriptional regulator — protein: MSSQTYSISDLARELDITTRAIRFYEEQGLLSPERRGQERIYSPRDKVSLKLILRGKRIGFSLAECRELIELYDPSSGNTKQLNSMLAKISERREQLEQQLLDIEQMKLELDTAEERCVQALEQTLKNQQAI
- a CDS encoding acyl-CoA dehydrogenase; this encodes MDFAYSPKVQELRERVTAFMDTYVYPAEAVFERQVAEGDRWQPTAIMEELKAKAKAEGLWNLFLPESELGAGLTNLEYAPLAEIMGRSLLGPEPFNCSAPDTGNMEVLVRYANEEQKQRWLEPLLRGEIRSAFAMTEPDVASSDATNMAARAVRDGDEWVINGKKWWTSGACDPRCKILIFMGLSNPDAPRHAQHSMILVPVDTPGVKIVRPLPVFGYDDAPHGHAEVLFDNVRVPYENVLLGEGRGFEIAQGRLGPGRIHHCMRSIGMAERALELMCKRAVSRTAFGKPLARLGGNVDKIADSRMEIDMARLLTLKAAYMMDTAGNKVAKSEIAQIKVVAPNVALRVIDRAIQMHGGAGVSNDFPLAYMYAMQRTLRLADGPDEVHRAAIGKFEIGKYVPKEMLRSER